In Etheostoma cragini isolate CJK2018 chromosome 15, CSU_Ecrag_1.0, whole genome shotgun sequence, the DNA window ATTTAAATGAATCAACACATAACCGTCCTCGGTCTTCACAAATATGAtctacagctttaaaaaaagtcctCTGGGATAATCGTGTCTGATGAAGTGAAGTGGAACACATGTCCTTAGCATTCGTCatatcacaatgtttttatatatccTCTTGGCATTGAGACatgttttttctacattttatttattcctttcagtattaacccttgtgctgtcttaGACTTTTCCTGACGTTAATTAACCTGTTGTTCTTGTCACGTTTTGTCCAACTTTGTGccactttttccgatgtttttgacctttttttcttacgtttttcaATCATCAATTATTCTTTACATactacaaaattgaataaaacacccaaattcaaagaaagtagtgaactgatcatttatttaagcTGTTAGGAGCGTTGTATTGAACATCCACGTTATTTAGTTTtccaatttggttgaaaagaaagccaaatttctgatatactgtagaaacttctttaaatttgggtcagatttgacccgaggtcAAGAGGAGAGTTAAAaagcaaactgaaaacatgtctggGTGTGTTCTTACTTTTAAACGATTACTATCATCGGTAATACGATCATCTGTAATCACTGATTGGTGTTTGGGATTGGCTGCTGACTGATTGATCCAAAGCCTGTTGtctctgattctttttttaatcttcaggCTTGTGAAAGATATTAGACCATTCCCTTCTGAAGCTCCAAGGGAAGCCTTGACTCGACAGTTTGGATTTGATGATCAGGTCTAAACTTAAGAGTGAGGCTGGCATTGTTTGGATTGGAACAATTCGGATTCCAATTCCTGATTCTTACAGATTTTTTGAGGATCAAAGAGAGTCAAAGCCATGTCACTCAAGTAACCCCCCTCTGGTAATCATTagtatttttaaagattattttttggggcaatttaggcctttaatgacaggacagataaagaagtcgagagagagagggaatgacatgcagcaaagggccgcaggttggagtcgaaccctcCATAAAGACCTCCATACATGGGATATATATCccgagctatctgggcgccggTAACCAGTATTATTCCatgatcagttttttttgtacttgtttttagatcttcttttcttttagttgtCAAGGCTTCAGGTCGCCAACATGCAGAGATTTAGTTTCAGTCCAGGATGTCAGTTTCTTTCTCCAACACTTTCTGTCTTCTGCCTCACACTGCTAGTCTTTTAGTTTTAGGACAGTTTTCATTTCTACAGAATACTGTAGTACTGTCTGTTTCTAGCTTCATTTTACGGTATTACCCCTTTACAAGGTCTtcaaacacatttatacacagcACTTTTCCATATTGGCCTTTTCATTATGTCAGTGAATGTGTTTGATGTTATGAATACGTGACATTGTTTTAGCTTGATGGCTTTCACTTATTGCCAGAAATCTAGGGTTCATGTACATTCCCATATTTAATCAAGAATGTATACTGACTAATTGAACCACGTACATTTCAGCTGCATTGAGTGATCAACTTCCAACAGTACAGAGGAAGCCTTTTAGAATTATAACCGCAGAAAGTCATGGCgtgaaattaaaatgagaaaactttGAATTTATTCCGTTGAGAGACAGAatttacacaaaatgtcaaagtgtttCTGTACTGTAAACTAATGGTAGAAAACATCCAAGAGAAAAGATTCTGCTTATCAAATACAATCGATCATGAGCAGGACGGTCCAAATCAAAAGCAAACATATTCTTAAAGGTTATGAAGTTATTGATTTAGCTTTGCATTATAAACACACAACCAAAATGATCATCGACAAGATTTTGCTTCAATTCCACCATGtcagaaattaaataaagaacagTAGTTAGAAAGTATCTATAATATAAGTGCAATAACGCTGAAATAGATTATTTTGTCATCTTCATTCTCAATGTGTTCATTCGTTATCAAACCATTGCATTTAATCCATAATTTTACAACTCTTTACAGTAAATGGGTTTCATTAGTAgccttttgttttaatattaacattcaGACATCTATGTGAGAGCAAATTCAAACCATTCGGCCCATATTCTCCCATTGAATATCCAAAAGCCATAACAATCAATGATAATCCTTCACAGATGACAAAAACTGATGCTAAATATCATGCAACTGAAGTTGCATGATACAAGATACGAAGATACAAAGTATGGATTCATAACACGCCATCATTTCCTGTATTCCCAGGTTTGTTTTGGACTTGTAGGCATTGAGGCCTAGACGCGGTGCGATAACATCTCTAACGTCAGGTTGGTTCCGCGTCCCACTGTGGGAGATGGTCTAACACAACCTTGCCCCCCCGCACAGACTGTATCTTATCAGGTTAGAGGGCGCGTCTACCACCAGTTCCAATGGAAGCCAGTGTTTCCTGTGGAGTTGGGTCCGTTTCCGGTTTCATCGGCCCGGTCCGGTCTAACACGCTGAACCGGTTGGGTTTCATGCTAAACGGTTGAACAGCATTTGTCATGATGACATCTTCTGGCAAATTAAAAACTCGCTGATATTATCAACCTGTGGCGAAGGCGTCACGCCACCAAATCTAATCTGTACTACGAACAGTGTTGGGCAGCAGCGTTACTAGTTGAACTACCACAGGAGCTAAAGTTAGCTCTTATATGGATCCAGTAGTGTGGTAGCGTCCATACAGTCCCCCTCCCCCTCAGGTTTCACCACACTTCTCTCGATCAAGTGACTTTCATCTGGGACGGCCAAACCCACCTTGGATCCGTCCTAAAGATGTCTGTGGCATTGTCCAAAGGGAATGCAGGACATGAGCAACAAGTCAAACCAGGGTGAAGTTCACCATTCACACTTTGTGAACTTCTCCACACAAGTAAATCCTCATCATAAAGAAACACTAAACCCAACATGCTCGTCATCAGCCCGCGCTATCTGGGattattttttaccaaaagaCATCCAAGGGACAAAGGCTAAAGTGAGCGATGGGTGGGTGAATTATTTCAAAGCCCAGCTCAACCAacttaactgtaaaaaaaaaaaagacaaatacgcAAACAAAAAGAGAGCAACCAACCGAATAAGAGCCCAGAGCCAACATCTCTAGTGTAAATGGTAAACCAGGACAGGAAGTACTTTGACCCAGGTCTGGCAGGACGTTTTTGGCAAAGAAAAGACAGCCCGTGAAGGAAGGTCACTTTTTGCTCAGGTTGCattgttgacaaaaataaaaatacagttacatcaaaataaagttaaaataactCTGACCCCGGCTGCATGTGCAATTAGAAAGGGAGTTTGAGTTGGATTCTCTAAGCTGTGGACGGAGTGTATGTTGTTAACAGGGATTATTGGGCCACACATTTTGACCTTGAAGTCACAGGACTTtgggaagaaagaaacaaactcGTTATTTTACtagaaaatgtcatgatatGGGAACAAAGTCGTAATTCTTCAAGAAAAACGTggaacattttgagaaaaatgtacAGAACAGTGTGTCGACCAACGTGCCAAAATGATTAGTTTTTGAAAAAGTTGACACTTAATTAATTctgcaagggaaattacaatttgtctAATTCTGTAGTTAGTTAAACACATTATtacaggcctgaaacacacacattctcggTACCTTTACATGCTCTAAGGGAGAGATGGCAGAGTGGGGGGGCCCTGCAcaggcaccccgagcagttgggggtttggagCCCAGCAGGGGAACTGGCACCTATCCAGCTATCAGTCCACTTCCGTACTTTTGGTCCGTagggggacttgaacctgcgaccctccggttcccaaagCCAAGTCTGAGCTTCTGCCAATAAGCACCAATAAGCAAATGATATCTACGTGACTAAGTAATGGCAACGTGGAGCTCTTAAAGTCCAGCAGAGGAACATCACACATCAGCTAATTCTCAGGGTTTTTTCTAAagctactgtatatacagtcAGGGAGTCAATAACTTAGTTATGATATAGTTCTCAAAATACGACTTTATTCTTGTAAAATCATGACTTAGTCTTGTAAAATAACTTTATCTTGTAATGTTTCACATGTTACAAGTGAAATTTCACCCCAAAATTGCAAGTAAATATTTTCCCTCTTACCTGTAGTCATATTCATCAACCGGTTATGTTAATATTTTTCATGTCTAGTCTGGGAGAAAAATAATAGATCCTTCATGAGCTGCTCACTACCAGGGCTGTGGATTCTCTCGAGTAACCGGATCAAAAGAGACATTGCGTCTAATTTTTTTCagatgtattttgttgttggtgttctGAGCAGTACAAGCTGAGGGCCATCTGGTTATTAGTTATTATATTAGAAAGAGGGAAGACATCTCTACGGCTGATATCTCCAGcactgggcaactcacaccaaaacTATCTAGACTGATAAATAACAACACACATAAGGGGAAAAATGGATTTTTGGttggggtgaactgtcccttttaCCTTGGTGTTTCACAAGTTTTTgcattctgactttttttccccaaatctctctttcttttttgagaTATCTTTTAGTGCAAACATGAAGGGAGTGTTGAAGCTCGACAGCAAGTCACCGCTATTATCAGCAGGCAGGTTTTAATAGATTATGATATTCTATTCCAGATTGTACTTAGTCATTCTGTGGGTTAGATATATAACATCTGTGTAGACTATTTACAGTGGCACGCCAGTTCAGTGATAAAGTGAGTATTAAATAGGGACCCTGGTCCTCTAGAACCAATCAAACCCCTTTAAAGCTAATGGAAGTCTGCGTGTAATGTGGGAGGCAGGTGGACCCATTTCTCCAGACAGTGGCCTGCTCATTTCACTCCGTCACTACATGCATGGTAATAAAGTATCTCAGTccacttttaaatttaaagcaatTAGAGCTGCAAACATGAATCGATTAACCGTCAACTATTAAATCCATCACCATTCGGACAATTTTGAtgagcttgttaaatgtgaatattttctagtttcttctctcctctgggacaggaaactgaatatctttgaagttggagaaaaaacaagagaTTTGAGGACCCTCTCATTGTTGGGAGTGGTTAAAAAGAATTCTGGCAATTGTGGGAAAACCTATTCCTCAGAATGCTGTACCAAAATGCGGAAGAGAAATATATTAGGTCAAAGTTAGAGTGCCGTAGAACGCAGtctccgggggggggggggggggtttcccattaggacagagaaaaacagcctGATCTACCACCTCGGGTTAACCCTTTAAAACTGGAAGAGTTAGATTCACAATGGGATCACACCTGTCTGTTTGGCGTCTGTTGGACTGATACGCCAGCAGAGACAGTTCTCCTATGTCCCGCTCGGCTCCGCCTCCCGGCCTTCAGGCTGCCTCTCCTCTGAGgtcacttcctcctccaccgGCGTGTGCACCTTCAAACTAGACTCCCGGCTGTCCTCGTCCCCCGCAGCGTGTGCGTTCTCCTCGGCTGCAGGCGGACAGGCTGGTGGGGGGACGCTGCCGCTTGGAGTGCTCCCACCCCCCCCGGTTGGCTCCTCAGCTTGTCCGACGGAGCTGGTTTCACTGAAGGACTCAGAGCCCGCCCCTGAGCGCCGGAATAACCTCTGACCTTTGGGGACAACAGAATGACAAGAGGTGTACAAGGTGAGTGGGACCCCCCAACGGTTACAAAGTTACTATTTACTTCCATGTTTTCCAAAGAAGAAGACTTAAccaacattacattacatacagtagGTTACCTGGAACAACAGAGGGGAAAACATTCTGGTTTATGATCGTTCTTGATTTTAGTTGTTGTGCACTTCAACTAGTACAGTACATTGGTTTAAACGGGCTATTTAAATAAACCTGACCAACTTCTGGTTTCCAAAGGTCTCCCCTTCTGCTCCTGAGCTATGACATTCAATAACACTGTCCCTCCCCGATGTTAGTCCAGTGCAGATGGGAGTCGTGCATGCgtcgtcactttgcgacaagtagcagacaagatgctaacaagagacttctgtaatgtcaatgcagtaaaaaaatggacctacttaacaaagttggttcactgttGGCTACAATTTAGCATCAAACACACTGATTTCACAAATTTCTGTATGACATATTTGATATCACAGTGaacttgacctttgaccttttgggCATCACTTGTATCTACtacatatttgtatgtttgggttatgtccaaaaataaaaaaactttgagaGATCAGTGACCTTTGTCCTCCAAAACCCAATCAGTCCATCCTTGAGTCCATGTGGACATTTCGGCCTACCTGGTAGTTTCTTTGAGGAGGTGGGAGTCTCTTGCAGGGACGGTCTGCCTGTCTGGGCCTTGGTGGAGTACGTCCCCTCTGTGGAGTCCAGGGAACCTTTGGACACACACCATTAACATTTACAGGATGTTACACACAAATACtaacacacttacacacctTTTTCAAGAGCTTATCAGCATAATACATACACTGCCAGTGTGGTACCTACCCTGGACTGTATGTAGCAACACATGACCATTGATGTACACTGAATACAGTACAGCGTCCCTTTGGGATCAATGGTGCTAAGCTAAGTGCTAAAGAGGAAGAGTCCTGGATTTTTTAACCCTTCCGAGTCATCCACTGTCCACTCATAGTTGTGGGACAGttccaaaaaaatacaatgacaaAGCAGTCGTGTTGGATGAAGTTTGAAAAAGTACATGATATTCATGTGTCTCCATACAACGACACACTGTACCTGCAGCCAGGTTGAAGGTCCGGCCCTTAATGGAACTTTGAAACGGAGAGAACCAGTTCAGAACAGAGCCGACCAGAGGGAGCTGCCTCAGCATcccctacagacacacacaggaaggcaaagattacagacacacacaggaaggcagagattacagacagacagacagacacagacctCTTCCATGAGTTTCTCCTCATTGGCCAGTTGCAGCTGCTGCTCCGCCTCCAGGATGCCTCTCCTCACCACCTCGGTCATGTTCTCCAACAGCTACACAACAAAACGTCACCACAATTTACAAATGTCAACCATAAGACAACACagttaacatactgtacattactatGGCCACGTGATTCCTTTATGCTGTCATTTAGCCAAAGAATGTGAACAtagacaacttctcagtccctccccgcCCAAAACGGTctctaagcccctcccccccatgAGGGAGAATGAAGGCGTGTgcctgagcagtgattgacacgcagttagACACCCATTAAGCTCACAAATGCTTTCTAGAGTTGTGCAAATAGAATGCAAATAATTTTTGTTGGGGAAAATTTGTTAAGCTTTTCATTCGTTCTTACTTTAAAGACGGGTTATAGTTACACAATTAATCCCAATCACTCTAATTTTAacttataaaaatataacaaccACTTTGTCAGTATTGGGTGAGGGGTAGTCTATTTTGacgattgttcaggtgctgccagGAATTTCGCCAGATGTCCGTcatccttcctcttcctttgtgtttttggctGAGTGTAAACTATTCATTTAATCTTTGTTGAACCTTCTTGTAACTATCTAATAGCCCTCCGAGTATCCTATGAAAAATAATGATGGAGCAGTTACCCTCCCGCTCTCCTCGATGTCCCTCCCGAGGGCAGCTACTGTATCCACCAACTCTGAAACATCGACGTCCTCCGTGACCATGCCAACAAAGACGCAGTGCTCCGCTGTCTCAAACTCAGGGCCTGGGGATAGACGAGGAGATGGGAAAGGCGGGAGgaacaagaaaaacatgaagaatTACTGTTGATACGTCGACAGGCCTCTGAGTTGTGAAGAGGCACTAACCTGTGGAGAAAACGATGTCTGTGTCCAGGTCTTGTAGTTTCTTCAGCAGCTCAGTGTTGATTTTCTCCAGCTCCTGCTTCCTCCTGCTCTCATCCACTCCTTCAGTCTGAGGCTCGTACCTGGACATCAACACACCTGTCACGTGTGTGTGAGCACCACAGCTAATCCCAACATTGTTTAAAAGGTCATTTTTGGTAGTTTATCGCTGTTGGTTTTTTTGTAAGTAATCATCCATCTAGCCCATTTACTCTCCTGTTCTATCTCTAACGCTAAACATCGCTAATCTCTAATTTGCTAATCAGCTAATTCAAATAGgtcacatactgtattgtgCCAACAGTTAAGTTCATTTCATTATTGTATGTAGCATTGTCTTTtgagttccttcctgagactatttagcagagccaccgtcgctgcGTTCGGAGCTTGGCGCCGCCCAACACCATTGTGCTTGGTTGAGAGAAGTGTATTTTCCTCCTTTTAGCATCTGTGATGTAGCAGGACCTTACTCCACAGGGCTGTATAATATGCAGGATTTTCCTAAACAACAATGTAGTCCTCTGTCATCCCTTCTGANNNNNNNNNNNNNNNNNNNNNNNNNNNNNNNNNNNNNNNNNNNNNNNNNNNNNNNNNNNNNNNNNNNNNNNNNNNNNNNNNNNNNNNNNNNNNNNNNNNNNNNNNNNNNNNNNNNNNNNNNNNNNNNNNNNNNNNNNNNNNNNNNNNNNNNNcccccccccccccccccccccagccaatAACAGCATGCAGGTTGTACAGACAGGATGAAGCTCTGAATTCACTCATAATCCCATAATGCGGCACCCTTTCTGCAGAGGGCCTTTAAAGTGGATCCGTTCTTACCGCACAGCCCCGAGGCCAGGCCAGCTGAGGTCCTGGATGTATGTGAGTGTGGGGGAGTGTCGGTGGACTTCCTCTCTGAAGTCCTGTCTGAGGCACATGGTGGAGCACATCCCGGGCAACAGCTGGGCCAGCTTCTCCGCCAGCTCCTCAACGTTCTCCTGCTGAGTCCCCAGAACTGGACGGGAGGGAGAAACCCATGGTCAGGACTTTTACCTCGTATTGTACTAGCCCTAGCagacactttttaacatttaaaaagtgtgtgtgtgtgtgtgtttgtgtgggcttGTTTAACTACAGTcatggggtccaaaaaccggAAGTAAAAGTATACTTctggggtcctgacagctttgtggggccaaaatgctggaccccacatctttaaagggctgtttaagggttaagacctggttttaggatcagggttagaAGTGGGTCATTGTTAGGTTGAGGTTAAGGGTTACGTATTAAGTTATGATGGTTAAGgataggggctagggaatgcattttGTCAATGGCAggtcccaacaaagatagtgcagtgcactgtgtgtgtgtgagtgtgtgtctgtgtgtgtgtgggttacCTGCAGCAGTCAGGAGGGGACTGAAGCGAACACATGTACCCTCGTCTTCGAGCTCCACCACATCGACCCCGCTGCTGGGAACCAGCTGCACCAGCTGTTCACCCAGCTACACCCAGGGAAAATGGAAAAGGAACGTATCAACTGTGTGGTTGTTGAGAGTTAATGTTCAAGAGCCCCTACTGCGCTTTACTGGATTCCCCCCCGTCTTTAAGTGTGTTGTATAGTTGTCTGGGCTTTCCGgttcatattttaaatgctaTCAGCGCTTGGTATCATGGAGAATATGCAGGATAATTCAGACAGGCACTTGAACACCAACTGAGCTGTGATGTGCATCAAATCTAACACACTCTTATCAGCCAATCAGCCGGCTGGTGTTTACAGCCCACAACCAACCACAAAGCAATCTGACACTGAACACATAATCCACTACATATCCAGAGGGAGATGGAAATAATGATAACATTAAATCTAGCAATAACAATGTAATACAGTTACACAGATTCCTTGCCGTATTTTGAAGTTTGACACGGCTGAGTTATATTTCAAAGCcgaattatttaattattattatttagctgTAAAATGGGCCTTTTTACACACTCAGCAGACAGAGCAACATCAGTATTATGTCAGAgtggtgattttaatatttactcATCTCTGGTTCAGCTCCTGGCTGCTAGTGTACACAGGCTTCAATCACTTTAAGTGACTGGATTACTTCATTTATAGAGAAATCTTAATTTTCGGAGCAATAGCTAGTATAGGCACAAAAATACATGCACAGtagatgtttattattatttgatttatttttcttcccacACATTCCCCACTAACCtgttagttttacacttatATTACTCATGTGGTATTCATGACcaataaacttcatttatataaaattataccTACCTGTTAtgagttattttgactaatagttcaAATCACAGGAGCAATTGTTGAGAGAATCACAGACAGGTGTCTGTCAAAGTTAagtcaggatactgttttgagacaatttcattattttcaaatgctatgaaattgaatgaaaCCCCCAAAATAAAATCAAGGCAGTGAACTGATCATTAATCATACTCAAAGAGCTTTTCTACTGAACTAtctgtgtcatttttgtgcaatttgcttgaaaaaaactaaacaaatttctgatatagaaacttttgaAAGGGTGAGGATGAGGAAGCACTCACCCATCTGTTGAAGGCATCCTGCACCTCTTTCTCCCCTTCACAGTAACCTTCCACTGAACCCCCACTGGACGCTACCATCACaagaaaaagggaaaggaaGAACACAACAGTTAACTGTGATTATCTTGGTATTATGTGAAGAATCCCTGAACTCCATTCACATTATTGAGCATGGAATTTCATTTTTGAGaatttacacattttgtgttaaaaCAAGGGTATAAGCTCACAAAGAAGAACATCCTAGCTTTTCAGAGCTTGCAAGTGCATTTTTTGGTCTTCTAAAGCAAAAGACAAGTCACTTACACAGACCTGTTGCAGGTTAACCACCCCGGTTTATTGGGTACAAAGAGCACTCACGATACTGTATGtagatcattttttaaaacagtctCCAAAGGCCAGTTTTCTGCcatttgtagtattttttttaaactcaattcGGTGATGGCTCACTTAGGGGAGAGTAGTAGTTTTTTACCTGAGTCATTTTAACCTGAACTTCCACTGTTATGCCGATGACACCCAGATCTACCTCAGCACCAACTCCCCCCACAATCCCCCCCTCTCCCACATCGACTCCTGTCTGTCAGCAATCAAAACCTGGATGCACCACAACTTCCTCAAACtaaacagcaataaaacagaATTCCTTTAACTCTAACCACCACTGAATTTTGTGAAGCACCCCTGTCTGAACCAGTCGCTGAATCGGACCTGAGAGAACCTCTACATCCACACGTTTGTAGGGTCAAAGGAGATCTTCCCTTACCAGCACTCGTTTCCTGGGAGAACTTAAACAGCACCACAGGAGAGCTGAGTTCGTCCTCCACCtgttggacacacacagacacagatcaGCCATCGGAGACTCTGAGGTCCTTCTTATCACACTGAACAAGTGATCTGCTGTATGACATGCAAAACAATCATCATCCGTTGAAAGGGTGCTATGTTAACATGGATTAAAGATGTCCACACCTTCTGAAGCtcctatactgtatatcatgtcCGTGGTAATTGTAACTGGTCGTTATGAAAGTGACGTCCAAGTCCTTGCATCTCCGTGGTATGAAGCAGTCAAAACCCAGGTGCAGCTCCAGTTTAGAAGATCTAAGTAAAAGCTGATCACTATGTGGCACTGCGCAGTTTGACTGCTCCATTATCACtgtcaaatatttcaaaagcaAGTCTACGGAACATGCAAACGTGTTACTGATGCAGGTGTGAAGGCTAGCAAGTCCGTGTTGAAGATTTGAGGGTCATGAATAATTCACAAGCATATGTGGTGctgtcaagtttaaaaaaagagtacaGAACATTTTCCATGAATATGTGACAAATGCTAGGGGGCAACCAGGACAGGTTTCAAGGCTTCAATATGAAGCCTCTT includes these proteins:
- the pdxdc1 gene encoding pyridoxal-dependent decarboxylase domain-containing protein 1 isoform X3 yields the protein MMVDRTLAQVGRNLSDAMRILGDGQREPEAGAERWRLSRTSIPGPLQGDGQDVATILHLVHNLIHDEDEEEDKPSQHRMQNVGEQGHMALLGHSLAAYISVLDRERLRKLTTRILSDTTLWLCRLFRYENGSAYFHEDDRDGLVKVCRLVINARYEEYASEGYAVLSSKQPVIYQSASGRPGLGQHLCSQLGLPLSSLCTVPCNTIFGSQHQMDVALLDTLIKEDIEAGKLPLLLIVNAGTPGAGHTDKLARLKDVCDQYSMWLHVEGVNLATLALAQVTSAIMAATRSDSMTLTPGQWLGLPAVTAVTLYRHEDPALSLAAGLTCSQPVARLRALPLWLSLQYLGHNGIVQKIRHATALSQQLLQKLKAMTAIKTSDVLRTEMSFAEALTMVEDELSSPVVLFKFSQETSAASSGGSVEGYCEGEKEVQDAFNRWLGEQLVQLVPSSGVDVVELEDEGTCVRFSPLLTAAVLGTQQENVEELAEKLAQLLPGMCSTMCLRQDFREEVHRHSPTLTYIQDLSWPGLGAVRYEPQTEGVDESRRKQELEKINTELLKKLQDLDTDIVFSTGPEFETAEHCVFVGMVTEDVDVSELVDTVAALGRDIEESGRLLENMTEVVRRGILEAEQQLQLANEEKLMEEGMLRQLPLVGSVLNWFSPFQSSIKGRTFNLAAGSLDSTEGTYSTKAQTGRPSLQETPTSSKKLPGQRLFRRSGAGSESFSETSSVGQAEEPTGGGGSTPSGSVPPPACPPAAEENAHAAGDEDSRESSLKVHTPVEEEVTSEERQPEGREAEPSGT
- the pdxdc1 gene encoding pyridoxal-dependent decarboxylase domain-containing protein 1 isoform X1 produces the protein MMVDRTLAQVGRNLSDAMRILGDGQREPEAGAERWRLSRTSIPGPLQGDGQDVATILHLVHNLIHDEDEEEDKPSQHRMQNVGEQGHMALLGHSLAAYISVLDRERLRKLTTRILSDTTLWLCRLFRYENGSAYFHEDDRDGLVKVCRLVINARYEEYASEGYAVLSSKQPVIYQSASGRPGLGQHLCSQLGLPLSSLCTVPCNTIFGSQHQMDVALLDTLIKEDIEAGKLPLLLIVNAGTPGAGHTDKLARLKDVCDQYSMWLHVEGVNLATLALAQVTSAIMAATRSDSMTLTPGQWLGLPAVTAVTLYRHEDPALSLAAGLTCSQPVARLRALPLWLSLQYLGHNGIVQKIRHATALSQQLLQKLKAMTAIKTSGVASPIRPISGASLRDVLGSLLLSIVEDELSSPVVLFKFSQETSAASSGGSVEGYCEGEKEVQDAFNRWLGEQLVQLVPSSGVDVVELEDEGTCVRFSPLLTAAVLGTQQENVEELAEKLAQLLPGMCSTMCLRQDFREEVHRHSPTLTYIQDLSWPGLGAVRYEPQTEGVDESRRKQELEKINTELLKKLQDLDTDIVFSTGPEFETAEHCVFVGMVTEDVDVSELVDTVAALGRDIEESGRLLENMTEVVRRGILEAEQQLQLANEEKLMEEGMLRQLPLVGSVLNWFSPFQSSIKGRTFNLAAGSLDSTEGTYSTKAQTGRPSLQETPTSSKKLPGQRLFRRSGAGSESFSETSSVGQAEEPTGGGGSTPSGSVPPPACPPAAEENAHAAGDEDSRESSLKVHTPVEEEVTSEERQPEGREAEPSGT
- the pdxdc1 gene encoding pyridoxal-dependent decarboxylase domain-containing protein 1 isoform X2, with translation MMVDRTLAQVGRNLSDAMRILGDGQREPEAGAERWRLSRTSIPGPLQGDGQDVATILHLVHNLIHDEDEEEDKPSQQMQNVGEQGHMALLGHSLAAYISVLDRERLRKLTTRILSDTTLWLCRLFRYENGSAYFHEDDRDGLVKVCRLVINARYEEYASEGYAVLSSKQPVIYQSASGRPGLGQHLCSQLGLPLSSLCTVPCNTIFGSQHQMDVALLDTLIKEDIEAGKLPLLLIVNAGTPGAGHTDKLARLKDVCDQYSMWLHVEGVNLATLALAQVTSAIMAATRSDSMTLTPGQWLGLPAVTAVTLYRHEDPALSLAAGLTCSQPVARLRALPLWLSLQYLGHNGIVQKIRHATALSQQLLQKLKAMTAIKTSGVASPIRPISGASLRDVLGSLLLSIVEDELSSPVVLFKFSQETSAASSGGSVEGYCEGEKEVQDAFNRWLGEQLVQLVPSSGVDVVELEDEGTCVRFSPLLTAAVLGTQQENVEELAEKLAQLLPGMCSTMCLRQDFREEVHRHSPTLTYIQDLSWPGLGAVRYEPQTEGVDESRRKQELEKINTELLKKLQDLDTDIVFSTGPEFETAEHCVFVGMVTEDVDVSELVDTVAALGRDIEESGRLLENMTEVVRRGILEAEQQLQLANEEKLMEEGMLRQLPLVGSVLNWFSPFQSSIKGRTFNLAAGSLDSTEGTYSTKAQTGRPSLQETPTSSKKLPGQRLFRRSGAGSESFSETSSVGQAEEPTGGGGSTPSGSVPPPACPPAAEENAHAAGDEDSRESSLKVHTPVEEEVTSEERQPEGREAEPSGT
- the pdxdc1 gene encoding pyridoxal-dependent decarboxylase domain-containing protein 1 isoform X4, translating into MMVDRTLAQVGRNLSDAMRILGDGQREPEAGAERWRLSRTSIPGPLQGDGQDVATILHLVHNLIHDEDEEEDKPSQHRMQNVGEQGHMALLGHSLAAYISVLDRERLRKLTTRILSDTTLWLCRLFRYENGSAYFHEDDRDGLVKVCRLVINARYEEYASEGYAVLSSKQPVIYQSASGRPGLGQHLCSQLGLPLSSLCTVPCNTIFGSQHQMDVALLDTLIKEDIEAGKLPLLLIVNAGTPGAGHTDKLARLKDVCDQYSMWLHVEGVNLATLALAQVTSAIMAATRSDSMTLTPGQWLGLPAVTAVTLYRHEDPALSLAAGLTCSQPVARLRALPLWLSLQYLGHNGIVQKIRHATALSQQLLQKLKAMTAIKTSVEDELSSPVVLFKFSQETSAASSGGSVEGYCEGEKEVQDAFNRWLGEQLVQLVPSSGVDVVELEDEGTCVRFSPLLTAAVLGTQQENVEELAEKLAQLLPGMCSTMCLRQDFREEVHRHSPTLTYIQDLSWPGLGAVRYEPQTEGVDESRRKQELEKINTELLKKLQDLDTDIVFSTGPEFETAEHCVFVGMVTEDVDVSELVDTVAALGRDIEESGRLLENMTEVVRRGILEAEQQLQLANEEKLMEEGMLRQLPLVGSVLNWFSPFQSSIKGRTFNLAAGSLDSTEGTYSTKAQTGRPSLQETPTSSKKLPGQRLFRRSGAGSESFSETSSVGQAEEPTGGGGSTPSGSVPPPACPPAAEENAHAAGDEDSRESSLKVHTPVEEEVTSEERQPEGREAEPSGT